In Maledivibacter sp., the genomic stretch GGAACCAACAGATGGTTTAAAGCAGATGGCGATAAATAGATATGGTAAAGGCTTAGATGAATTAAACAAAAGACAGCTAAAAAATCTAACAAATGGACCAGGGAAAGTATGTAAAGCCTTAAATATCACAAAGGCTAATTATGGTGCTGATTTGACCGGTGATAGGCTATTTATAGTAGATGATGGATATGATTCATTTGAAATTGGAGTATCCGAAAGGATAAATATAGATTATGCTGAGGAAGCCAAGGAATTCCAGTGGAGATTCTTTATAAAGGATAATCCAAATGTTTCAAAGTAAGAAATTAACTTCCACAAATCTTTTTAATTTGATACAATATTTAGTAAAGATAAACACTAACCTAATTATGAAAGGGAGATAATTTTGAATATAGCACTTATAGCCCACGATAAAAAGAAAAGTCAGATGATCAATTTTACAAAAAAATATAAGGACATACTAAAAGATCATTACCTTTGTGCAACTGGAACAACTGGAAGACTTATTAACGAAGAAACGGGTCTAGATATAGAAAAATTTCTTTCTGGCCCATTGGGTGGAGACCAGCAAATAGGATCAAAAATCGCATGTGATAAGATAGACCTAGTTATATTCCTAAGAGATCCCCTAACAGCTCAGCCCCACGAGCCGGATATACTTGCATTAATAAGGCTATGTGATGTACACTCAGTACCTATAGCTACAAATATAAGTACAGCAGAAATTCTATTAAATGCCCTTCATAGGGAAGAAGTTACAAATTGGCGTGAAATAAAGGATAGATATTAGTTAGGGGCGGTGAGCCCCTAAGCTTTTAAGATTATATTTCTTCTTCTATTGCCTTCTTGACTTCATCAAAAGTAGGTATTTTACCAAACAACTTGATCTTTCCGTTAATCATAAGAGCAGGGGGCTCCATTATACCTGCCTTTACTATTGAGGGAATATCTCCAATAATTTCAAAATCATCATCTTTATCGAGTTTAGTTAATGCCTCATCGACGATGGGCGCAATTTTACTACCACCTCAACAAATTCTTTCAAAAATCTTGATTTCCATTAAATGCGGCCTCCTCAGATTTTAAATAATAGTGTTATTTATTCGTCTCTAAAAGCTTCTTTATTTCATCCTTTGAAGGAACCCTTCCAGAAACCTTCACGGTTCCATCAATAACTAAACCAGGAGTTTTCATTACTCCATAGGAAACGATATCTTTAAAATCAGTTACCTTTTCAGTGTTAGCGGATAGCCCCATTTCTTCCACGGCTTCCTGAACAAGATCATAAAGCGTAGTACATTTCTTGCATCCAGAACCTAAAACCTTAATATCCATTTGAATACCTCCTAAAATAAAATAAGTTTATAAAATCATATTAAATAAATACCCAACTAATATAATAGATACTCCTGTTATTGAAACAAATATTGCAATTAGCTTTGGCTTAATGACCTGCTTTAATAGAATCATTTCCGGTAAGGACAATGCTACTACCGACATCATAAAGGATAAAGCAGTACCAACTCCAACGCCTTTACCAATCAAAGCTTCTATTATTGGGATAGTACCAACTGCATTGGAGTAAAGTGGGATTCCTAATAAAACACCGACAAATACTGCAAAGGGGTTATTTGGACCCGCATATTTTACCAGAAGCTCCTGGGGAGCATAGCCATGTATTGCGGCACCTATTATAATACCAACTACAATGTATGCCCAGACCCTTTTTACGATGTCTTTAACAGCATCTAGGGCGAAACGGGCTCTTTGCCTTACGTTCATATCCGGTGTTTCTGCTTCATTCATATGGATTTGATAGACATACTCCTCAACTAAATGTGTTAAATTAAGCTTTTCAATTAGCATTCCCGAAATAATACCAATTATCATTCCAGCTCCAGTATAAAGAATGGCAATTTTTATATCAAAATAAGTCAGCAGCCAGCCCAATGCAATTTCATTAACAATGGGAGAGGTAACTAAAAAAGTAAATGTAACACCCAGTGGAATACCCGATTCCACGAAGCCTATAAATATAGGCACTGTTGAGCATGATCAGAAAGGAGACAATACTCCTAAAACAGATGCCATAAAATGGGCTCCGAATCCGCCAAACTTGCCAAGAATTTTTTTAACCTTCTCCGGTGGGAAATAACTTCTAATATAGGAAATAGTAAAAATCATAAAGCTAAGAAGTATGATAATCTTTAATGTATCATAGATAAAAAAATTAACACTTTCTCCTAATCTAGAATGAAGGTCTAATCCAAAAAGCTTTCCCACTATAAAATCTGCTATTGATTGAAGCATCTAATCACCTCCTCATCATTTGAAATGTTTTTGTTCTTCATTCAACTGATTGTATAATGCTTTCTTTACTAGATTGATTATCTCGAAAACCTCTTTGTGTCTTACTTTATACATAACCTTAAGACCATCTTTTCTGCTGGTTAATATTCCTTGATCCCTTAAAATCTTCAAATGTTGAGATACATTAGACTGCTCTAGCTCAAGGTCTTCATAAATATGACATACACATAGCTCGTCTTCGTTTCTCAAACGATCTATGATCTTGATTCGAGTAGGATGTGCTAGAGCCTTTAAAAATGATGAAGTTAAATTAAAATATATGTTTGACATAGAAGCCTCCTTTTCCGAAATAACTATATTAGAATATTCTAATGTAATTATATTATTTTTTTAAAAAAATGCAATAGCAAAATATAAAAAAATTGAAAAAATCCGAAGTGAAAAAGCAATTATGAATTAAGCTACACTATGAAAATCCTATATAGATATTAGAAATCCTCAATCATGTAAATTTATCCTATGTAAAATTTACCTGAATTTATTTTGTAAATAATAGAAAGGTTTGAAAAAAGTACAACAGATAATTGTATATAAAAGAACAAAAAATATAGATGTATCAATTATATATGATGCAGTAAATATTTATTTTTGACTTCAATTCCATAGAAAAAGCAGAAGCCTTTTTAATCCAGAAGGGATATGTAGTTCTCTAGGTATTGTAGGCAAACTTAATGCATTGTATGTAAAACAAAAAGATTTTTAACTTCAATTTTGAAAGGAGAATTTCAGTGGGAAATAAAAAGTTAAGAATACTCACCCTTAGTTTATCATTAGTACTGATTGTATCAGCGTTTGTTGTAGGATGTGCGCCACAGCAAAGACCTGTACCAGATAGGTATGGTACTAGATATTACATGAATGATGACAGGGCCGATACAAGATACAATACAGGATATAATACAAGATTTGATACAGGATATAATTCAAGGAGTCCCTATGACTATGGACAAGGTAATACGGGAGACGGTAGATTGTATGGATTCTTTGGTAATGGAGACAGAGGAATGGGATCTGGATATGATAATATACCACGACAAGGGATGATGTCACCAACAAGAACTGCAAACAATTCTGATCAGGTCA encodes the following:
- a CDS encoding thioredoxin family protein; protein product: MDIKVLGSGCKKCTTLYDLVQEAVEEMGLSANTEKVTDFKDIVSYGVMKTPGLVIDGTVKVSGRVPSKDEIKKLLETNK
- a CDS encoding thioredoxin family protein, whose protein sequence is MVDEALTKLDKDDDFEIIGDIPSIVKAGIMEPPALMINGKIKLFGKIPTFDEVKKAIEEEI
- the mgsA gene encoding methylglyoxal synthase; this encodes MNIALIAHDKKKSQMINFTKKYKDILKDHYLCATGTTGRLINEETGLDIEKFLSGPLGGDQQIGSKIACDKIDLVIFLRDPLTAQPHEPDILALIRLCDVHSVPIATNISTAEILLNALHREEVTNWREIKDRY
- a CDS encoding permease — translated: MLQSIADFIVGKLFGLDLHSRLGESVNFFIYDTLKIIILLSFMIFTISYIRSYFPPEKVKKILGKFGGFGAHFMASVLGVLSPFUSCSTVPIFIGFVESGIPLGVTFTFLVTSPIVNEIALGWLLTYFDIKIAILYTGAGMIIGIISGMLIEKLNLTHLVEEYVYQIHMNEAETPDMNVRQRARFALDAVKDIVKRVWAYIVVGIIIGAAIHGYAPQELLVKYAGPNNPFAVFVGVLLGIPLYSNAVGTIPIIEALIGKGVGVGTALSFMMSVVALSLPEMILLKQVIKPKLIAIFVSITGVSIILVGYLFNMIL
- a CDS encoding YhcN/YlaJ family sporulation lipoprotein, yielding MGNKKLRILTLSLSLVLIVSAFVVGCAPQQRPVPDRYGTRYYMNDDRADTRYNTGYNTRFDTGYNSRSPYDYGQGNTGDGRLYGFFGNGDRGMGSGYDNIPRQGMMSPTRTANNSDQVNRMQSSCNKINGVTDCTVVRDGDTCYVGCNTAQGTNENTAALRTQCANKIRQVDPSVKKVVVTVDPNKITKLRNMVRDTNMGRPTRSFINDLENLFR
- a CDS encoding metalloregulator ArsR/SmtB family transcription factor, producing MSNIYFNLTSSFLKALAHPTRIKIIDRLRNEDELCVCHIYEDLELEQSNVSQHLKILRDQGILTSRKDGLKVMYKVRHKEVFEIINLVKKALYNQLNEEQKHFK